In the candidate division WOR-3 bacterium genome, one interval contains:
- a CDS encoding ROK family protein: protein MNYTLGIDIGGTNIKAGLVQEGKITKKINLPTSSAEGPTICLNRIKSIIERFITSVSKIGIGIAGIIDSQKGIVRYSPNLKGWQDIELRRILEEEFKKPVGILNDVNAILLGEWVYGAGRGCKNAFLFTLGTGVGGAAICEGKMLFGAHGFAGEFGHTVINFNGPRCLCGNYGCLERYTGARYIVALAQRKMRKEKSSLSKYKVLTPKVIAQEARRNDKVAREVFETIGNYIGIGVSNIINLFDPEVVIVSGGIARAGKVLFEPIRKTVQARILGFNYRKVKILPARLGDNGGILGASYFVQQNLLDFFR, encoded by the coding sequence ATGAACTATACACTCGGTATTGACATCGGGGGAACAAATATCAAAGCCGGATTGGTCCAGGAAGGTAAGATCACCAAAAAAATAAATCTTCCCACATCTTCAGCGGAAGGGCCGACTATCTGCTTAAACCGGATAAAATCAATAATTGAGAGATTCATAACTTCCGTGTCGAAGATTGGTATAGGTATCGCTGGAATAATTGATTCTCAGAAGGGAATTGTGAGATATTCTCCGAATTTAAAAGGCTGGCAGGATATTGAGCTAAGGCGTATATTAGAAGAAGAATTTAAAAAGCCAGTAGGTATCCTCAACGATGTCAATGCGATTCTTCTAGGCGAATGGGTTTATGGAGCGGGAAGAGGTTGCAAGAATGCTTTTCTTTTTACTTTGGGAACAGGTGTAGGGGGTGCTGCAATCTGTGAAGGCAAGATGCTCTTTGGAGCCCATGGATTTGCCGGTGAGTTTGGACACACGGTTATAAATTTTAATGGACCAAGATGCCTCTGTGGGAATTATGGCTGCCTGGAGAGATATACCGGTGCCAGATACATAGTAGCCCTTGCCCAAAGAAAGATGCGCAAAGAAAAAAGCAGTTTGAGCAAATATAAAGTTTTGACTCCAAAGGTTATCGCTCAGGAGGCGCGAAGAAATGATAAAGTTGCCCGGGAAGTTTTTGAGACAATCGGAAACTATATCGGTATCGGCGTGAGTAATATTATTAATCTATTTGACCCCGAGGTGGTGATCGTCTCCGGGGGTATTGCCCGTGCCGGGAAGGTTCTCTTTGAACCCATCAGAAAAACCGTTCAGGCGCGAATCCTTGGGTTCAATTATCGGAAGGTGAAGATTCTTCCTGCCCGACTAGGGGATAATGGTGGTATCCTGGGAGCATCATACTTTGTTCAACAAAATTTGCTTGACTTTTTCCGATAA
- a CDS encoding putative sugar nucleotidyl transferase — protein MKVVLYEDKPGQFFPLINFYPQFNLRIGMKTIGENTAFYFPKFRFEYIAREIFNFKLNLKNEPVMYLSARLLLKEKLPLPYEETKFIVDECEAGFVKFNPPFPQNFEEIASTLKMIKKKREISGRMLNYPWDLIRYNQEFIVEHFKQIRRKTRISRSIEFIGSRKNLYIARDAIVNKYVFFDCQAGPIYIDKRAELRPFTTIVGPAYIGEGTILDRAKIIKSTIGPYCRIGGEVEECIFQGFTNKYHEGFIGHSFIGEWVNIGALTTNSDLKNNYSTVRLKIGKEIYDSGMMKLGCFIGDHTKLGIGTLIPTGAVIGSFVNFFGGGMMPAYVPSFRWLGPGIDQEYDVERAIRTTRIVMERRGIILSPEYEKLIRINFENR, from the coding sequence GGCAATTCTTTCCCCTTATCAATTTTTATCCACAATTTAATCTCCGGATCGGGATGAAGACGATTGGTGAAAACACTGCCTTTTATTTTCCTAAATTTCGTTTTGAATATATCGCCCGGGAGATATTTAATTTTAAACTGAACTTAAAAAATGAACCGGTCATGTATCTTTCCGCTCGTTTATTATTGAAAGAAAAACTCCCATTGCCATATGAAGAGACAAAATTTATCGTGGATGAATGCGAGGCAGGATTTGTTAAATTCAATCCTCCTTTCCCACAGAATTTTGAGGAAATAGCGAGTACCCTAAAAATGATAAAGAAAAAAAGAGAGATTTCAGGAAGAATGCTTAATTACCCATGGGATTTAATACGCTACAATCAGGAATTTATCGTTGAGCATTTTAAACAGATCAGAAGAAAAACCCGGATTTCACGAAGTATTGAATTTATTGGCTCACGCAAGAATCTTTATATCGCCCGCGATGCAATCGTAAATAAATATGTTTTTTTTGACTGCCAGGCAGGTCCCATATATATTGACAAAAGAGCAGAACTACGACCATTTACAACCATTGTCGGACCGGCTTATATTGGTGAAGGGACAATTCTGGACCGGGCGAAAATTATTAAATCGACAATTGGACCATATTGCCGGATAGGTGGCGAAGTAGAAGAGTGTATTTTTCAAGGTTTCACCAACAAATACCATGAAGGATTCATTGGCCATTCATTCATTGGTGAATGGGTTAATATCGGTGCCCTCACCACCAACTCCGATTTAAAGAATAACTATTCAACAGTGCGGCTGAAGATAGGCAAGGAAATTTATGATTCCGGAATGATGAAACTCGGTTGTTTCATCGGTGATCACACCAAATTGGGGATTGGGACTCTTATTCCTACGGGAGCAGTGATCGGTAGTTTCGTAAATTTCTTCGGCGGCGGCATGATGCCAGCATATGTGCCCTCCTTTAGATGGCTTGGTCCTGGAATTGACCAGGAATATGATGTGGAGAGAGCGATTAGGACTACAAGAATCGTAATGGAACGCCGGGGAATCATTCTTTCTCCGGAGTATGAAAAATTGATAAGAATAAACTTTGAAAACCGATGA
- a CDS encoding Ni/Fe hydrogenase subunit alpha, with translation MYKEITIDPITRLEGHGKIDIFLDEAGNVAHACLQVPELRGYERFAVGRLAEEMPRITETICGVCPTAHHMCSTKALDDLYGVEPPPAARKIREFQYNTFMFEDHNLHFYFLGGPDFIVGPDAPAAERNVLGVIAKVGLEIGKKVIDIRKRTRNIIQTLGGRVVHPVNGLPGGVSRGITKEQQEEWKKIAEDAVEFAKFTLKAFDDIVLKNKAYVDLILGDVYKHKTYYMGLVDDNNKVNFYDGWIRVVDPEGKEFAKFKARDYLNHIAEGVESWTYIKFPYLKNVGWKGFVDGKDSGVYRVAPLGRLNASDGMATPLAQEYYEKFYQTLGGKPVHHTLATHWARVIEAMQAAEKMVELINDPEILDPRIRNMDFKTPKVGIGVIEAPRGTLFHHYETDEKGRLTKANLIVATVNNSAAINMSIEKAARMLIKNGVVNDGLLNMIEMAFRAYDPCFACATHNLPGQVPIEINIHNAQGEIIRTIKN, from the coding sequence ATGTATAAGGAAATAACAATCGACCCCATCACGAGATTAGAAGGACATGGGAAGATCGATATCTTTTTAGACGAGGCGGGGAATGTTGCCCATGCCTGTTTACAAGTTCCTGAATTAAGAGGTTATGAACGTTTTGCTGTGGGTAGGCTGGCAGAAGAGATGCCCCGCATCACGGAGACGATATGTGGAGTTTGTCCCACTGCTCATCACATGTGTTCTACCAAGGCACTTGATGATTTATATGGTGTCGAGCCACCCCCCGCTGCAAGGAAAATCAGAGAATTTCAGTATAATACCTTCATGTTTGAAGACCATAATCTGCACTTCTATTTTCTGGGTGGTCCGGATTTTATCGTGGGTCCGGATGCACCAGCGGCGGAGCGTAATGTCTTGGGTGTGATTGCTAAAGTGGGACTTGAGATTGGAAAAAAGGTGATTGATATCAGAAAGCGAACTCGAAATATCATCCAGACTCTTGGCGGCAGGGTGGTCCATCCGGTGAATGGATTGCCCGGCGGTGTTTCCCGCGGTATTACCAAGGAACAACAAGAAGAATGGAAAAAGATTGCGGAGGATGCGGTTGAATTTGCCAAATTCACATTAAAGGCTTTTGATGATATTGTCTTGAAGAATAAGGCTTATGTGGATTTAATCCTGGGTGATGTCTATAAACATAAGACCTATTATATGGGGCTCGTGGATGACAATAATAAAGTGAATTTCTACGACGGTTGGATTCGGGTGGTGGATCCAGAGGGTAAAGAGTTTGCTAAATTTAAAGCCCGAGATTATCTCAATCACATTGCAGAAGGTGTCGAATCGTGGACATACATAAAGTTTCCTTATTTAAAGAATGTCGGTTGGAAAGGATTTGTTGACGGCAAGGATAGTGGAGTCTACCGGGTGGCACCTTTAGGACGGCTCAATGCCTCGGATGGTATGGCGACACCGCTCGCCCAGGAATATTACGAAAAATTTTATCAAACCCTGGGTGGGAAACCGGTTCACCATACCCTCGCTACCCACTGGGCAAGAGTGATTGAGGCGATGCAGGCAGCAGAGAAAATGGTGGAGTTGATAAATGACCCAGAAATCCTTGACCCACGGATTAGAAATATGGATTTTAAAACTCCCAAAGTAGGTATCGGGGTGATTGAAGCCCCGCGTGGAACATTATTCCATCACTATGAAACTGACGAAAAAGGAAGACTGACCAAGGCAAACCTGATAGTCGCGACCGTAAATAATTCGGCAGCAATCAACATGTCGATTGAAAAGGCGGCAAGAATGCTCATTAAGAACGGGGTGGTCAACGATGGATTGTTGAATATGATTGAGATGGCATTCCGTGCCTACGACCCTTGCTTCGCCTGTGCTACGCATAATCTACCCGGACAGGTGCCGATTGAGATAAATATCCATAATGCCCAAGGTGAGATAATTCGGACCATAAAAAACTAA
- the lspA gene encoding signal peptidase II, producing MQDSVSSAPVSKNIKQFLFPLFLALFLDQFSKLLIVRTLTIFDPPREIIGSYLRFNLAYNPYGVFSLSFGPPFVYYFLHLFGILIFTYIGLTQKSKFRTVLFGLIVGGALGNVIDRIRLKYVIDFIDMGIGNLRWFTYNLADAFVVVSAGLLIINELFWKRKD from the coding sequence ATGCAAGATTCTGTATCAAGTGCACCGGTAAGTAAAAATATCAAACAATTTTTATTCCCCCTCTTTTTAGCACTATTTTTAGACCAATTTTCCAAATTATTGATCGTCCGCACTCTCACCATCTTTGATCCACCCCGGGAAATCATCGGCTCATATTTAAGATTCAATCTTGCCTACAATCCCTACGGTGTCTTCAGTCTCTCATTTGGACCACCATTTGTCTATTATTTCCTCCACCTCTTTGGCATTTTGATTTTCACCTATATCGGGCTCACCCAGAAGTCGAAATTCCGCACCGTGCTCTTCGGTTTGATTGTTGGGGGCGCGCTGGGCAATGTCATTGACCGTATTAGACTAAAATATGTCATCGACTTCATTGATATGGGCATCGGCAATCTCCGCTGGTTTACCTATAATCTCGCCGATGCCTTTGTCGTGGTGAGTGCGGGGTTATTAATTATTAACGAATTGTTCTGGAAAAGAAAAGATTAA
- the nrdD gene encoding anaerobic ribonucleoside-triphosphate reductase — MEEKTLRIGMGEEIPKDKIFQYVIKRDGKVVPFDKSKIANAIFKAARAVGGENRKLAEALADEVVLFLYTVKGDKPPTVEEIQDAVEKVLIENGNARTAKAFILYRKQREILRKKKLLEKKPEERETTDYALFVRTSDDDFVSWDRSKIVSALLNETNIDRDTAEKIARETEETILNSNVELLSSALIREIVNMKLIEHGLEHARLRHMRLGVPLYDAEKIILYANRENANIPHNPEATNMTLAETIKKQYMLSEVFSRDVADAHIRGDIHLHDLGFGDRPYCSGQSLEYVKKFGLNLPNALSIAKPAKHPDTLLAHMVKFSAALQGHFAGAIGWDAVNIFFAPFLTGMSDKEIHQIAQMMVFEYSQQSVARGGQAIFSDLNIYWEIPKHFRDVDAIGPGGEYTGKKYIDYLPEAQKFAWALFDIYLDGDGTGRPFFFPKPLVHITEDFFRTPGWEDFLNHIAEVSSKRGNTYYVFDRGETAKISECCRLSFRLEQNDIDDAKTPWKMRYTALQNVTLNLPRAAYFAQGNDELLFKKIDQLLDYAVKAHLQKKAFIEKLINLKDEGPLALLTMEQDGEPYLRLYRATYLIGLLGLNELVQYHTGKQMHEDTESLKFGLKVIAYMYHRVKELSKQYNMRFVMEQTPAESAAHRLARLDLEHHPNEALTVVKGDVKTNSVYYTNSTYLNIGVPIDPIERVKIEGKFHDMIEAGALTHVWLGESQPPKESIANFVVKTFNYTRNAQIAFSPEFTTCNSCFRTSRGLAEVCPLCGSKKIDHITRVTGYFSKVSGWNKGKKAELKDRYRVKF, encoded by the coding sequence ATGGAAGAGAAAACATTGAGAATCGGGATGGGAGAAGAAATTCCCAAAGATAAGATTTTTCAATATGTGATAAAAAGGGATGGTAAGGTCGTTCCTTTTGATAAATCCAAGATTGCCAATGCGATATTTAAAGCCGCGCGGGCGGTGGGAGGAGAAAATAGAAAACTTGCCGAAGCCCTGGCGGATGAGGTGGTCTTGTTTCTTTATACTGTAAAAGGGGATAAGCCACCCACGGTTGAAGAGATTCAGGATGCGGTGGAGAAGGTGTTGATTGAAAATGGCAATGCCAGGACCGCCAAGGCATTCATTCTCTATCGTAAACAACGGGAGATATTGAGAAAGAAAAAATTATTAGAGAAAAAACCTGAGGAGCGCGAGACGACTGATTATGCATTATTTGTCCGCACCTCGGATGACGATTTTGTTTCCTGGGACCGGTCCAAAATCGTCTCGGCACTGTTAAATGAAACGAACATCGACCGGGATACTGCTGAAAAGATTGCCCGGGAGACCGAAGAGACGATATTGAATTCTAATGTGGAACTACTTTCTTCTGCTTTAATCCGGGAAATCGTGAATATGAAATTGATTGAACACGGTCTGGAACATGCCCGACTCCGCCATATGCGTCTGGGAGTTCCACTATACGATGCTGAGAAGATCATCCTTTATGCTAATCGCGAGAATGCCAATATCCCTCACAATCCCGAGGCGACCAATATGACACTGGCAGAGACGATTAAGAAGCAGTACATGCTTTCGGAAGTTTTTAGCCGCGATGTTGCCGATGCCCACATCCGCGGTGATATTCATCTCCATGATTTGGGTTTTGGCGATCGTCCTTATTGTTCGGGCCAGTCTTTGGAGTATGTAAAAAAATTCGGTTTGAATTTACCGAATGCATTATCAATTGCCAAACCCGCAAAGCATCCGGATACCTTGCTTGCCCATATGGTCAAGTTTTCTGCCGCCCTGCAGGGTCATTTTGCGGGTGCCATTGGATGGGATGCGGTAAACATCTTCTTCGCTCCTTTTTTAACCGGCATGTCGGATAAGGAAATTCATCAGATTGCCCAGATGATGGTCTTTGAGTATTCCCAGCAATCGGTTGCCCGGGGCGGGCAGGCGATATTTTCCGACTTGAATATCTACTGGGAGATACCGAAACACTTCCGGGATGTTGATGCCATCGGTCCCGGCGGTGAATATACCGGAAAAAAATATATCGATTATCTTCCTGAAGCCCAGAAATTTGCCTGGGCATTGTTTGACATCTATCTTGATGGGGATGGAACTGGCCGGCCTTTCTTTTTTCCTAAACCCCTGGTCCATATCACTGAGGATTTCTTCCGCACACCCGGCTGGGAAGATTTTTTAAATCATATCGCCGAAGTATCTTCAAAACGCGGTAATACCTATTATGTCTTCGACCGGGGCGAGACCGCAAAGATTTCGGAATGCTGTCGATTATCTTTTCGCTTAGAACAGAATGATATTGACGATGCCAAGACTCCCTGGAAGATGCGCTACACTGCGCTCCAGAATGTGACATTGAATCTGCCCCGTGCGGCATATTTTGCCCAAGGCAACGATGAATTATTATTCAAGAAGATCGATCAGCTTCTGGATTACGCAGTGAAAGCACATCTCCAGAAAAAGGCATTTATTGAAAAATTGATCAATTTAAAAGATGAAGGTCCATTAGCATTGCTCACCATGGAACAGGATGGGGAACCTTATCTTCGTCTTTATCGTGCCACCTACCTTATTGGACTACTGGGTTTGAATGAACTTGTCCAATACCACACAGGTAAACAGATGCATGAAGATACGGAGAGTTTGAAATTCGGTTTGAAGGTTATCGCTTATATGTATCATCGGGTTAAAGAATTATCTAAACAATATAACATGCGCTTTGTCATGGAGCAGACACCAGCCGAATCCGCTGCACACCGCCTGGCACGTCTGGATCTTGAGCACCACCCCAATGAGGCATTAACGGTGGTGAAGGGAGATGTGAAGACAAATTCAGTGTATTACACCAATTCAACCTATTTGAATATCGGGGTTCCCATTGACCCGATTGAGCGGGTCAAGATTGAAGGTAAATTCCATGATATGATTGAAGCTGGTGCCCTGACCCATGTCTGGTTAGGTGAATCTCAACCTCCCAAGGAATCTATAGCCAATTTTGTCGTAAAAACATTCAATTACACACGCAATGCCCAGATTGCCTTCTCACCGGAATTTACCACCTGTAATTCTTGTTTTAGAACCTCTCGAGGTCTTGCAGAGGTGTGCCCATTATGTGGAAGCAAGAAGATTGACCACATCACCCGAGTCACAGGTTATTTCAGCAAAGTTTCGGGTTGGAATAAGGGCAAGAAGGCGGAATTAAAGGATAGATACAGGGTTAAATTTTAA
- a CDS encoding hydrogenase iron-sulfur subunit, producing MMNENFEPKIVGFMCKWCTYAAADLAGVSRLQYPPNIVPIRLMCSGGLEPSYVLKALQEGADGVFIGGCHFGDCHYQTGNYQTNKRIALLKKLLEEMGIDKRRVRLEWISAAEGVKFAHTIKEFVEEIKKLGPNPLKKEA from the coding sequence ATTATGAATGAAAACTTTGAACCGAAAATCGTCGGATTCATGTGTAAATGGTGTACTTATGCAGCAGCCGACCTTGCAGGGGTGAGTCGGTTACAATATCCTCCCAATATAGTCCCAATAAGACTCATGTGCTCCGGCGGTCTGGAACCTTCTTATGTATTAAAGGCATTGCAGGAAGGTGCGGATGGTGTTTTTATTGGTGGTTGTCATTTTGGTGATTGTCATTATCAGACTGGAAACTATCAGACTAATAAGCGAATTGCGTTGTTAAAAAAGTTACTGGAAGAAATGGGAATAGATAAAAGAAGGGTGAGACTGGAATGGATTTCTGCAGCAGAAGGTGTAAAATTTGCTCACACCATTAAGGAGTTTGTTGAAGAGATTAAAAAATTAGGTCCTAATCCCCTTAAAAAGGAGGCATGA
- a CDS encoding TraR/DksA C4-type zinc finger protein, which translates to MVKKLKKSELKEFEKILLKEREKILKGIDYATGQIAVTQTEASGDLSAYANHMADQGSETEKRELSSINISRQRETLFSIDHALRKIAQGTYGICEKCGKMIEKRRLKIVPYARFCIKCTGK; encoded by the coding sequence ATGGTTAAAAAATTGAAAAAATCAGAATTAAAGGAATTTGAAAAAATTTTGCTGAAAGAGCGTGAGAAGATTTTAAAAGGAATCGATTACGCCACCGGCCAGATTGCCGTAACCCAAACCGAGGCATCTGGTGATCTTTCAGCATATGCCAATCATATGGCGGACCAAGGTTCGGAGACGGAAAAAAGGGAATTATCCTCAATAAATATATCGCGTCAGCGCGAAACCCTTTTTAGCATTGATCATGCCCTGAGAAAGATTGCACAAGGAACTTACGGCATCTGCGAAAAATGCGGCAAAATGATCGAAAAAAGAAGATTAAAAATAGTTCCTTATGCAAGATTCTGTATCAAGTGCACCGGTAAGTAA
- the nrdR gene encoding transcriptional regulator NrdR — translation MKCPRCGHDRDKVLETRASQAGSVTRRRRECLKCHFRFTTYETVERMPLVVIKRDGTREPYDRSKLLGGIALACRKRPISAHKIESIVNEIEDSLSDRYKMEVKSSEIGQMVLDRLLKIDEVAYVRFASVYKKFKNIDNFAKELQKLKKERRWKRKH, via the coding sequence ATGAAATGTCCCAGATGCGGTCATGACCGTGATAAAGTGCTGGAAACACGAGCATCGCAAGCCGGGTCGGTGACACGCCGGAGACGGGAATGTTTGAAGTGCCATTTTCGTTTTACCACCTATGAAACGGTGGAAAGGATGCCGCTGGTTGTGATAAAACGGGATGGAACAAGAGAGCCTTACGACCGCTCCAAATTATTAGGTGGAATTGCACTGGCCTGCCGCAAAAGGCCAATCTCGGCACATAAGATTGAGTCAATCGTAAATGAGATTGAGGATTCGCTCTCGGACCGTTATAAAATGGAGGTAAAATCTTCAGAAATTGGGCAGATGGTTTTGGACCGTTTATTAAAAATAGATGAAGTGGCTTATGTGCGCTTCGCCTCGGTATATAAAAAATTCAAAAATATTGATAACTTTGCTAAAGAGTTGCAAAAATTAAAAAAGGAGCGAAGATGGAAGAGAAAACATTGA
- a CDS encoding hydrogenase maturation protease: protein MKKLILGMGNEYWGNDAVGIIIAQKLKELSPDYDLKTGAFTGIDFLEAIEGYDEVVVIDCILNTDLPVGRVLEFKIEDFTHHQCFSYLHSMNFAAAVVLGRQLNLNLPARLRLFGIVVDKKGAVGEDLSNNVKEKLNDILATLKNQL, encoded by the coding sequence ATGAAAAAATTAATTTTGGGGATGGGCAATGAATACTGGGGTAATGATGCGGTTGGAATAATCATTGCTCAGAAATTAAAAGAATTGTCGCCAGATTATGATTTAAAAACCGGTGCCTTCACCGGTATTGATTTTCTTGAGGCAATTGAAGGATATGATGAGGTGGTTGTGATCGATTGCATTTTGAATACAGATTTACCGGTGGGAAGGGTTTTGGAGTTTAAGATTGAAGATTTTACCCATCACCAATGTTTTTCTTATCTTCACAGTATGAATTTTGCAGCCGCCGTAGTCCTCGGCCGGCAATTGAATTTGAACCTGCCGGCACGCTTAAGGCTCTTTGGCATTGTCGTGGATAAAAAAGGCGCAGTAGGGGAGGATTTGAGCAATAATGTAAAAGAAAAGTTAAACGATATATTAGCTACCCTTAAGAACCAATTATAG
- a CDS encoding oxidoreductase gives MAKPKVAFYWCASCGGCEEAVVDLAEDILKVVEAVDIVLWPVALDFKYKDIEAMPDKSILVSFINGAIRNSEQEHIAKLLRQKSQLIVAFGACAHLGGIPGLANVANRKEIFETAYKLTHTTVNPKEIFPQLVTEIPQGKLTLPEFYDTVKSLDQTIEVDYYLPGCAPPPDLIMKGVQTLLSGNLPPKGTVIASEKALCETCPRNKTKPDKMVIKEIKRIHEVIADPEKCFLAEGIICVGPATRGGCGERCINANMPCRGCFGPTKEVIDQGAKFLSALASIIDANTDEEVQKITESIIDPIGLFYMYSLPTSILRRKQGV, from the coding sequence ATGGCGAAGCCTAAGGTAGCCTTTTACTGGTGTGCCTCATGTGGAGGTTGTGAAGAGGCTGTTGTTGACCTTGCCGAGGATATTTTAAAAGTAGTTGAGGCGGTAGATATTGTGCTCTGGCCAGTGGCCCTCGATTTCAAATACAAAGATATTGAGGCGATGCCGGATAAATCAATCTTGGTCAGTTTCATAAATGGAGCAATCCGAAACTCAGAACAAGAACATATCGCCAAGCTTTTAAGACAGAAGTCACAGCTTATAGTTGCCTTTGGTGCCTGTGCCCATCTGGGAGGCATCCCGGGTCTGGCAAATGTTGCCAACAGAAAAGAGATATTTGAGACTGCATATAAATTGACCCATACCACCGTCAATCCTAAAGAAATCTTTCCTCAGTTAGTGACCGAGATACCGCAGGGAAAGCTTACCCTTCCTGAGTTCTATGACACAGTCAAATCATTGGACCAGACGATTGAGGTTGATTATTATCTGCCTGGATGTGCACCACCACCCGATTTGATAATGAAGGGAGTTCAAACCCTTCTATCCGGAAATCTTCCTCCTAAGGGGACGGTAATTGCCTCGGAAAAAGCACTCTGTGAAACCTGCCCCAGAAACAAAACCAAACCCGATAAGATGGTAATAAAAGAAATCAAAAGGATTCATGAGGTCATCGCGGATCCTGAGAAATGTTTCCTGGCAGAAGGTATAATATGTGTTGGACCAGCAACAAGAGGTGGGTGCGGTGAGCGGTGCATCAATGCCAATATGCCCTGCCGGGGCTGCTTCGGTCCCACGAAAGAAGTGATTGATCAGGGGGCAAAATTCTTATCAGCCCTCGCTTCAATCATTGATGCCAATACCGACGAGGAAGTCCAGAAAATAACCGAATCAATCATTGACCCAATTGGATTATTCTATATGTATTCTTTACCCACCTCAATTTTGCGCCGAAAGCAGGGGGTGTAA